The genomic interval ATTGAATGGGTGGATGGCGTAAACAATGGTCGTCCTATACGCTACTACCATATACTTGGCCGCACCAACTGGAATCGTACTTGGACCAACGTTTCCATGTTTCAACATGCGCGTGAGGTAGATCGTTATACATCACGCCAGCAGACTGAGGTCGGAGATTTAACGCCATGGTCCTCCTACGAGTTCAGCGTCACGGCTGTCAATGATCTGGGCATTGGCGCACCTTCGGCACCATCGCCCATCTACAGCACCTACGACGATAAACCGTATATTGCCCCACGGAATGTGGGCGGTGGTGGCGGCAAGATTGGCGATCTGACCATTACCTGGGATCCGTTGTTGCCACAGGAGCAACATAGTCATGGCATACATTACAAGGTATTTTGGAAGCTAAAGGGTGCCCTTGATTGGGCCTCGGATATAATaaagaaacaagaaaatgTAGGCGTGGCCGTGGTAAACATTCCGCTCAACAACTATTATACCGAGTACGAGGTGAGAGTGCAAGCAATCAACAGCGTTGGCCCGGGACCCATTAGCGATACGGTTGTCATACACTCTGCCGAAGATATGCCACAAGTGGCGCCACAGAAACCGTTTGCGCTGGCCTATAATTCTACCTGTTTCAATGTATCCTGGAGTCCCATTGACATGTCTCGTGAGAATATACGCGGCAAGCTAATAGGTCATAGGGTAAGTGAAAGCTTATTAAGTATGTTGCTATAGCTTGTTTACTATATACGTTTATTACTCCAGTTAAAATATTGGAAGACTACGCATCAGGAAGAGGATGCCGTCTACTATTTATCGCGTACCACACGCCCCTGGGCGCTTATTGTGGGTCTGCAGCCGGATACGTATTACTTTGTGAAAGTCATGGCATACAATGCGGCCGGCGAGGGTCCCGAAAGCGAACGTTTCGAAGGTGACGTCAATTAGGCAAAAGTgttcaaataacaaatatttaacgtatttattttatttacaacagAACGCACATATCGCAAGGCACCACAGAAACCACCGTCTTCAGTGCATGTCTATGGCATAAATCCGTCCACGGTGCGCGTTGTGTGGCGTTACGTATCACCAGCTCAAGATGAGGAACCCATTGAGGGCTATAAGGTATAAAAGCCTGTGAATATGCTTTAGGCAaccatatataaaatgtaattccCTTTTTGGCAGGTACGCATTTGGGAGACAGATCAAAATATGATCACTGCCAACAATACAATTGTGCCTATTGGACAGAAACTCGAGGTCTTCATCAACACACTGACGCCCGGTAAGAGCTACAATATGCGTGTGCTAGCCTACAGCAATGGAGGCGATGGACGCATGTCCAGTCCCACTCTGCGTTTCCAAATGGGCAAGACAACACGCAATGCAGCGAATACACGACACGGCCACAACATCAATACCGCGCTGATCATGAGCGTGTTATTGTTTATCACAACCTTTTTTTATACCAACGCCAATAATTAGTAATAAGATAATATGAAATCAAACCGTCCGAGTTTTTTGGCAAAGCGTACAGCTttacaaaatacatacaaactCAAGAGTCTCGTTTAGATATAAATCAGCAAACATTCCGTCTACTAGCGAAACCTCAGCGAATTGAACATATGCGAAACAAATAAGAAAGTGaccttaaatatataaaaaataagtagAGCATATGAATTGAAAGCAATGTAAGCACACAAATCTATTATAgttataacatatatatatgtatgtttcaTTTTGAAATTACCAACGAAAGTTTTATAATTAGCATAAGCACAAAGCTGTCTATCCATTTTACGACCTTATCTGTGTTCGTTCGTCCTTGTTTATGATTTTTTAAGCATACACTTATACAATGTATTGATTGAATGTAATTGTGTccattatacaaatatttgaacagctattttataataaaattaaaatcaattctAAAATAATAGTACTGAAGACAGCAATTTGAAATGTTGGAGCGCTCAGTTCAGTTCGATTGCTGAGCAGTCGatgttatcgattgcttatCGATAAAGCAACTCTGAAATTTTAAACAGCTGATCGCTTCGGCAATtccatatgtatttttatacatatatgtgtgtgcggagAAACCAATGATGATGGCTCATAGGAAAATTCAGTGAAAACGCAAGAGCAACGAAAcgcaagtaaataaataaaatgcttttataaCGGCACATGTGACAATCAGAAAACAGCTCCCTCCAATCAAAAGACGCTCGCTCGTAGTTAAGCTAAAGGATTCAGCAACCgaaacaaaatggaaatggcAAAAGCAAACGGTTGGGCGGTTGTTTGTACCAGCACCAACACAAGCACTGTtcccatatattcaaaatatacgCGCTGCACGGAACTGCGGCGTGTCGATGACAACGACATATACAAGTTGGCCACAATTCTCGATGTGAACGGCTGCTGGCGCAAGCTAATGTCCATCATACCGAAGCGCCTGGATGCGCAGGCCTGCAGCGCACCGGGTGCGCTCAACTATCAGGAAATCGCTGCCAAGGTGGGACTTAAATATACCGCCCAACAAATAAGCCTGATTGATGGCACCGCAGAACGCTTAACGCCCGGGCAAAGCATATCGCAGGTAATGATTGACGAGTGGAAAACCTCAGGCAAGCTAAACGAACGCCCCACAGTTGGTGTGTTGCTGCAATTGCTTGTGCATGCCGAGATCTACAGCGCTGCCGATTTTGTGGCATTGCATTTCCTGAATGGTAAGTAACATcagcaatattttaatttacccATATCTAACAGGTTTCACTTTGTTTTAGAGCCGAAACCAGAACGTCCCACTGATGGACCTGCAGCGCACATCAGCTTGGATTTGTGCAGTGAAGATCTCAGCGAGGACATGGACGTGGAGGACGGTGCTAGCTACCAGCCCAATACATCCGCATTGAATGCAGCCGTTGAACAAGCCCGTGGTACTGGCATGAATCTGGATTACTTCGATAAGCATATGGTTAGACGCGACAAGAGCGTACCGCAGCAGCTTGAGAATGGCACATCCAGCACAGTGCCCGTGCCTCCACCACGAGCCGCACGATCCTCGCGTCTGCTGAAAGCCACGGCCAGCAATGTCGCTCCCACAACTGCAAGCAATGCCCCATCTGCCTCAAACACAGCCAACGTGCCCAATCTTTCAATTCTCAATGCAAGCAGCAAAAAGCTGGCGGCTTCAAGCGAACAAACACTTCAGCCGCAAAATATACCAAACCTATCCATACTCAATGGCAGCTCCGTGGCAGTATTAATGGCAACAACATCCACGACGCTGGATGCTGGCAAATCGGACAACGCCAGCAATGGCCGCAGCAGTGCAAGCACATCAACAGCGACCATACCAAATGTGCCACTGATAAcgcttttaattgaaaattccaGCTGCGAGATAAGCGACGCATCTGATGCGACAGCAATAACATCAAAATCGACCGCTACGAAAACAGTACCAGAAATGAGCACAGCTAGCTACAATAATTTGCCAGCGATAAGCgcattaaatttgaatattgcCAGCGGGGCTGGGGAGCTGGATGGCAATGGAGCCAAGGCTCGCGGTGATAATgcggacaacaacagcagcggcacaAATAGCCTGAGTAATGATGACGACGACCAAGAAGaagatgacgatgacgatgacgacgatgatgtgGTGGATGTGGATGACGAAGAGGCAGATGTGTCACTACCAAATCTGAGCAATTCCGATCATCAGACCTCTAATAATGACTCCAGTCTGACAACAGTTACCTGTACCAGCGGCGAGAATAGCTTTGAGTTTACCAACGATTCCAGTTCGGCCTCCAACGATGATTACACCAACAACATTCCGAATCTGAGTGAACTCCAGCAGTAGAGTAACCGTCCACTAATACGCACTAGTTTACTTTTTGCAAGCCACaccaacgcacacacacattccgTTAAGCACTAAAATAGTGGCCGTTAATGGATGTGGTTTGTTATACTAATGATATAGCTATAGAGTAATGTATATAATGTCCGGATAAGAAAAATTCTAACGCAAGTTGTTAACTGCCTAATTTAACATATCGCTTTAAATCAGACACAGCATCCATGACACCCAATGGAATGTTATATAATAATCATTTGACGCAAAATAttacatatttgcatttgttttcatCATCAAACTAAAGCACAAGTCAAGCAATCAATCAAAGCAAGTTTtgtattaaaacaattttacaaaaaatatacatttataacaCTGAAGAATGGTTTTCATAATCTCCGCCATTGATTTCATAATGGATTATGGCATATACCTTATTCCGCTGCTACCACTTTTGATAGCACTGAGgatttcaaaaaatcatcagGATACCCTCAGCTATGATCAACcgagaaacaacaaaacaatttgaaattgaCAGGAATATGTCAGTCGCGctcaaacacaaaaaaaaaaacggaaattCAAACTCATCGATTTATCGACCACAGCGAGTGCAACTCTGTGTACGCGacacatcaacaacaattgcGCATCTCTAATTTAGACCCTGGacttgtatattttattactggtttttcttgaatttttcaaaatttttcgCAACATGGATGAGTCGGAACTGCTCTTCAATTTGTTCTACTTCCTATTGTGCATGTGCGTCATTTATCCGCCCGAGGAATTTCAGCGTCTGGGCTTTACAATCGAGCAGGTGTTCTCGCGATTCCTGGGAGAGGAATATCGTGATTTTGTTGGCTACCATTTGCGCCGCACATCACTTAATCTCTTCGTACACAGCTGCCTGCCCGTCACCTATTTCCTCATACACAGATTgaagttttcagtttttgccACACAACAACCGCTCGAAGATAATGAGCTTGACCCGGATTTTCCCATGCCACAGGAGGCAGTGGCCTTTAAAACACTCACCTGGAAAATGGCGCAACGCTTCAGCGTGCTGGCTGTTTTAGCCGTGCCGGCACTGATCTTCAATTG from Drosophila virilis strain 15010-1051.87 chromosome 2, Dvir_AGI_RSII-ME, whole genome shotgun sequence carries:
- the LOC6631033 gene encoding protein Tube; translated protein: MEMAKANGWAVVCTSTNTSTVPIYSKYTRCTELRRVDDNDIYKLATILDVNGCWRKLMSIIPKRLDAQACSAPGALNYQEIAAKVGLKYTAQQISLIDGTAERLTPGQSISQVMIDEWKTSGKLNERPTVGVLLQLLVHAEIYSAADFVALHFLNEPKPERPTDGPAAHISLDLCSEDLSEDMDVEDGASYQPNTSALNAAVEQARGTGMNLDYFDKHMVRRDKSVPQQLENGTSSTVPVPPPRAARSSRLLKATASNVAPTTASNAPSASNTANVPNLSILNASSKKLAASSEQTLQPQNIPNLSILNGSSVAVLMATTSTTLDAGKSDNASNGRSSASTSTATIPNVPLITLLIENSSCEISDASDATAITSKSTATKTVPEMSTASYNNLPAISALNLNIASGAGELDGNGAKARGDNADNNSSGTNSLSNDDDDQEEDDDDDDDDDVVDVDDEEADVSLPNLSNSDHQTSNNDSSLTTVTCTSGENSFEFTNDSSSASNDDYTNNIPNLSELQQ